The following are from one region of the Desulfurispira natronophila genome:
- a CDS encoding NAD(P)-dependent oxidoreductase has product MKIARLTISPHQFNNLVSREKAAFARLGLDYICHHHRKGETPHPTVQDAHIIIPNTSYPIGKKELDAFKNLRGVLIPNSGYDHVDLEALQQRGIHWVHLPGPRAIDVCESTIMMMLDSARRSPWLYHNMEQGVWVRDQVEGTRRIRGRTIAIVGFGHIGRRLSTMLAPFEPAIIGVYDPYVAPQILESYPVRHFQHLQELVQLSDIITLHCSLTPSSRSLINHDLLQHFPANSCLINTARGPIVVEEDVRRSLDDGQLGTYATDVFAQEPLPPEHWMSKHPRVLCTPHVAGYSFEMLEQLIVDEVWAVKKWLDAWE; this is encoded by the coding sequence ATGAAAATCGCCCGACTCACCATCTCTCCTCACCAGTTTAATAATCTGGTTTCCCGCGAAAAGGCCGCATTTGCCCGGCTGGGACTCGACTACATCTGCCACCATCACCGCAAGGGGGAGACGCCTCACCCAACGGTTCAGGATGCTCATATTATTATCCCCAACACCTCCTACCCCATAGGCAAAAAAGAGCTGGACGCATTCAAAAACCTGCGCGGCGTCCTTATTCCCAATTCCGGCTATGATCACGTGGACTTGGAGGCGCTACAGCAGCGGGGTATTCACTGGGTTCACCTGCCAGGACCACGGGCCATAGATGTCTGTGAGTCCACCATCATGATGATGCTGGACAGCGCCCGCCGCTCACCGTGGCTCTATCACAATATGGAACAAGGCGTCTGGGTGCGGGATCAGGTGGAGGGGACGCGACGCATTCGCGGGCGCACCATCGCCATCGTGGGCTTTGGGCATATCGGCCGCCGTCTCAGCACCATGCTGGCGCCTTTTGAGCCAGCCATAATCGGCGTTTACGACCCCTATGTTGCGCCTCAAATACTTGAGAGCTACCCAGTGCGCCACTTCCAGCACCTTCAGGAGCTGGTGCAGCTCAGCGATATAATCACGCTCCACTGCTCCCTGACCCCATCATCCAGATCCCTGATCAACCATGACCTGCTGCAGCACTTCCCTGCCAACTCCTGCCTTATCAATACCGCACGCGGTCCCATTGTGGTGGAAGAGGATGTTCGCCGCAGTCTGGATGATGGTCAGCTGGGCACCTATGCCACAGACGTCTTTGCCCAGGAACCCCTCCCGCCGGAGCACTGGATGAGCAAGCACCCACGGGTACTGTGCACGCCTCATGTTGCCGGCTACAGCTTTGAAATGCTGGAACAACTGATTGTCGATGAGGTATGGGCGGTCAAAAAGTGGCTGGATGCTTGGGAATAG
- the nadC gene encoding carboxylating nicotinate-nucleotide diphosphorylase, with protein sequence MNYHVDTLLDLALNEDIGTGDLTSEAIFPTDTEGLAYAVAKEDLVFSGQFMINKLLLRLDGKTVYIPYMRSGTKAKKGDKLFEVRGCIRKILTVERTLLNFIQHFSGIATLTRKFTEIAEPYGVKICDTRKTMPGYRVFEKKAVRDGGGANHRMGLFDGVMIKDNHIDFCGSISAAVEKVRAVIPHTIRVEVEARTMDEVREAMDAGADIILLDNMTLDGYEEAIKFIDKRVLVEISGGVNLDNLESYCKLEPDIISTGYITHSARSMDISLKVLK encoded by the coding sequence TTGAACTACCACGTTGACACACTGCTTGACCTTGCTCTCAATGAAGACATCGGCACCGGAGATCTCACCTCCGAAGCCATTTTTCCAACCGATACCGAAGGTCTTGCCTATGCTGTGGCCAAGGAAGACCTGGTATTCAGCGGCCAGTTTATGATCAACAAGCTGCTGCTGCGCCTCGATGGTAAGACCGTCTACATTCCTTATATGCGGAGCGGCACCAAAGCCAAAAAAGGCGATAAATTATTTGAAGTGCGAGGCTGTATTCGCAAAATACTGACCGTCGAGCGTACTCTGCTTAATTTCATCCAGCACTTCTCTGGCATAGCCACCTTGACCCGCAAGTTTACGGAGATTGCCGAACCCTACGGCGTTAAAATCTGCGACACCCGTAAAACCATGCCCGGCTACCGGGTGTTTGAAAAAAAGGCCGTTCGCGACGGTGGCGGCGCCAATCACCGCATGGGGTTGTTTGACGGCGTCATGATCAAGGATAATCATATCGATTTCTGTGGCAGCATCAGCGCTGCCGTGGAAAAGGTTCGGGCCGTCATCCCCCATACCATTCGGGTAGAAGTAGAAGCCCGCACCATGGATGAAGTCAGAGAAGCCATGGACGCCGGGGCAGATATTATCCTGCTGGACAACATGACACTTGATGGGTATGAAGAAGCCATCAAGTTTATTGACAAGCGTGTCCTGGTAGAAATATCCGGTGGAGTCAATCTTGATAACCTGGAAAGCTACTGCAAGCTGGAGCCTGACATTATTTCTACCGGTTACATCACCCACTCGGCCCGCTCCATGGATATATCCCTGAAGGTGCTTAAATAG
- the folK gene encoding 2-amino-4-hydroxy-6-hydroxymethyldihydropteridine diphosphokinase, with translation MSHPTTTPPINPTATDPSATPTQVFLMLGSNCEPRQDFLMAACQLVAAEVGPLRWQSQVHSTPPYGVCDQLDFLNQLLLVETILLPRQLLCKVKELEQQLGRQSTYRWGPREIDIDIIFYGHWQVQTSELTIPHADYHNRIFVLDLLLEYDPAMCDPVSGTSVAALRQQLESASEL, from the coding sequence ATGAGTCATCCGACGACGACCCCTCCAATAAACCCGACCGCCACTGATCCCTCCGCCACTCCTACCCAGGTCTTTCTCATGCTGGGCTCCAATTGTGAGCCGCGGCAGGACTTTCTCATGGCTGCTTGCCAGTTGGTTGCCGCTGAAGTGGGCCCCTTACGCTGGCAGTCCCAGGTGCACTCCACACCACCCTATGGGGTTTGCGATCAGCTCGATTTTCTCAATCAGTTGCTGCTGGTCGAGACGATTCTGCTGCCTCGTCAGCTGCTGTGTAAAGTCAAAGAACTGGAACAACAGCTGGGACGGCAGTCTACCTACCGCTGGGGACCCCGTGAAATCGATATTGATATTATTTTCTACGGACACTGGCAGGTGCAAACCAGCGAGCTAACTATTCCCCACGCCGACTACCACAATCGTATCTTTGTGCTGGACCTGCTGCTGGAGTACGACCCCGCCATGTGTGACCCAGTCAGTGGCACTTCGGTAGCGGCTTTGCGCCAGCAGCTGGAGTCCGCAAGTGAGCTATAA
- a CDS encoding response regulator transcription factor, translated as MTILVAEDDKVLRDSLAKFLSHYFREVVTAEDGVYAMEKFTQNPVHVVMLDIVMPRMNGLEVASNIRKHDPDIPILILTAHSEKEHLLSAVRLRLMEYLVKPVKMDALKSALAACVVEMRQRGRLDIQLEGGARYNAISQKIHLNGSEIALTRNEKLFMEYMLGHRGQVISADCICQFISPDPNDEITLNGLRNLVYRLRGKIGNEAIICHKESGYMIP; from the coding sequence ATGACCATCCTCGTGGCCGAGGACGACAAAGTCTTGCGCGACTCCCTGGCAAAGTTTCTCTCGCACTACTTTCGGGAAGTAGTTACCGCCGAAGATGGTGTCTATGCGATGGAAAAGTTTACCCAAAACCCAGTACACGTTGTTATGTTGGACATAGTCATGCCCCGCATGAACGGCCTTGAGGTCGCTTCCAATATCCGCAAGCATGATCCTGATATCCCTATCCTTATTCTGACAGCCCACAGCGAAAAGGAGCATTTGCTGAGTGCCGTGCGGCTTCGATTGATGGAGTACCTTGTCAAGCCCGTAAAAATGGACGCACTTAAAAGTGCTTTAGCGGCCTGTGTGGTAGAGATGCGCCAGCGTGGCCGTCTTGATATACAGCTTGAAGGAGGAGCGCGATACAATGCCATCAGCCAGAAAATTCACCTTAATGGCAGTGAAATCGCACTGACCCGCAATGAAAAGCTCTTCATGGAATATATGCTTGGCCACCGCGGTCAGGTCATCAGTGCCGATTGTATTTGCCAGTTCATTTCCCCCGACCCCAACGATGAAATCACCCTTAATGGATTGCGCAACCTGGTGTATCGCCTGCGGGGAAAAATCGGCAACGAAGCCATCATCTGCCATAAAGAGTCTGGCTATATGATTCCTTAG
- a CDS encoding DUF3656 domain-containing U32 family peptidase produces MSYKSELLAPVGSRQMCLAAIHNGADAVYIGMPGFNARARVDAIDLDNLPEIIALCHLYGVRAYVAWNIVLFPSELQRAAQLIPRLAAMAPDAIIVQDIGLARLIGQICPDLPLHASTQMSVTGVEAMEVLEDLGLQRYIVARELSLDHLQQLQPVAPKPLEVFIHGALCISYSGQCGASHAMGGRSANRGQCAQSCRLPYQLVVDGVTQAAGFHLSPRDLCALEQIPALQALGIASLKIEGRLKSPHYIAAAVQAYRCMLDGEPGPQERQQLRETMALTFSREFCSGWLTDEPHQLIQAVRSGDQGLLIGTVEKVEGRRLTLQQQSSYTPQPGDGMGFVHGQRQWGGPVYQVQSSGNSLTIVMAASWSAPGLQPGALALVNQSTATERTLEQSWKDEACLRRIPLQAQVSGAAGKVLKFCLRDRDGHEVQVDSQQPMEAARTVALDKSTLQRQLGAMGRTPFSIESWQIEIADGVYLPGRALKQMRQEAVAQITALRSQRPHLTVRDISPCQKEHLPATVAEASAVGIHLVLRQPEQLAVLPSLPDNVHSVTLDWCLDDRAQEFLTSVRNHGFAAGWCSPAVIRPGDMPALQPLLDLQPDRILVRGLGALGVLRRSTDAALIGDTRFNVANGLSADYLLAQGLHKLSLAGEVPVGEIGDLSKQIGAQYLEVPVFSYPATFHMSYCLFAQHWSQSQSFPACGTPCRRRSLALQDRKGVRHHVRVDDTCANTLYLGQIQRSALTLPQWHELGVRDFRVEVLNESSSEVVKLLESLAGS; encoded by the coding sequence GTGAGCTATAAAAGCGAACTGCTGGCACCGGTAGGCAGCCGCCAGATGTGCCTGGCAGCTATCCACAACGGTGCTGATGCTGTCTATATCGGCATGCCCGGCTTTAATGCCCGCGCCCGTGTCGATGCCATCGACCTGGACAATCTGCCGGAAATCATAGCCCTGTGCCACCTGTATGGAGTGCGGGCCTATGTCGCCTGGAATATCGTGCTCTTCCCCTCGGAACTGCAGCGGGCAGCGCAGCTGATTCCTCGCCTGGCGGCAATGGCCCCCGATGCGATCATTGTCCAGGATATTGGGCTGGCTCGCCTTATCGGGCAGATCTGCCCCGATCTTCCCCTGCACGCCTCCACCCAGATGAGTGTCACGGGGGTGGAGGCCATGGAGGTGCTGGAAGACCTGGGGCTGCAACGTTACATTGTGGCCCGCGAGTTGAGTCTGGATCACCTGCAACAGCTGCAGCCCGTGGCCCCCAAGCCGCTGGAAGTCTTTATCCACGGCGCCCTCTGCATCAGTTATTCCGGCCAGTGTGGCGCTTCCCACGCCATGGGCGGACGCTCCGCCAACCGGGGCCAGTGTGCCCAAAGTTGCCGCCTGCCCTACCAGCTGGTAGTCGATGGAGTAACACAAGCAGCCGGGTTTCACCTCTCTCCCCGTGATCTCTGTGCCCTGGAGCAGATTCCTGCCCTCCAGGCCCTGGGAATTGCCAGCCTGAAAATTGAAGGTCGCCTCAAATCTCCTCACTACATAGCCGCAGCGGTTCAGGCTTACCGGTGCATGCTGGATGGTGAACCCGGCCCCCAGGAGCGGCAGCAGCTTCGCGAAACCATGGCCCTCACCTTCAGCCGCGAGTTCTGCTCTGGCTGGCTGACAGATGAGCCTCACCAGCTGATACAGGCTGTTCGATCCGGAGATCAGGGACTGCTGATTGGCACTGTGGAGAAGGTAGAGGGCAGGCGTTTGACTTTGCAGCAGCAGAGCAGCTACACCCCGCAGCCGGGCGATGGCATGGGCTTTGTTCATGGACAGCGCCAGTGGGGTGGCCCAGTCTATCAGGTACAAAGCTCTGGCAACAGCCTGACGATTGTCATGGCTGCTTCCTGGAGCGCCCCCGGCCTGCAGCCGGGAGCGCTGGCGCTGGTCAATCAATCAACGGCAACAGAAAGAACACTGGAGCAGAGCTGGAAGGATGAAGCCTGCCTGCGGCGCATTCCCCTGCAGGCACAGGTGAGCGGAGCTGCAGGCAAGGTGTTGAAGTTTTGTCTGCGCGACAGAGATGGCCATGAGGTTCAAGTCGACAGTCAGCAGCCCATGGAAGCGGCTCGCACCGTGGCCCTCGACAAAAGCACTCTGCAGCGCCAATTGGGAGCCATGGGCCGCACACCTTTTTCCATAGAGAGCTGGCAAATTGAGATTGCGGATGGGGTCTATCTGCCGGGCCGTGCGCTGAAGCAGATGCGACAGGAAGCCGTGGCGCAGATCACGGCGCTGCGCTCCCAGCGCCCTCACCTAACCGTGAGAGATATCAGTCCCTGCCAAAAAGAGCACTTGCCAGCAACCGTCGCTGAAGCCTCGGCTGTGGGAATCCACCTGGTTCTACGCCAGCCTGAGCAGTTGGCCGTGCTCCCGTCACTGCCCGACAATGTCCATTCGGTTACGCTGGACTGGTGTCTGGACGACCGGGCGCAGGAGTTCTTGACATCAGTGCGCAACCACGGCTTTGCGGCGGGCTGGTGCAGTCCGGCGGTGATCAGGCCAGGCGATATGCCAGCACTGCAGCCCCTGCTGGATCTACAGCCGGATCGCATTCTGGTGCGGGGGCTGGGGGCATTGGGAGTATTACGTCGGAGCACTGATGCTGCGCTGATAGGCGATACCCGCTTCAATGTGGCCAATGGGCTCAGTGCCGATTATCTCCTGGCGCAGGGTCTGCATAAACTCAGTCTGGCGGGAGAAGTGCCCGTGGGTGAAATTGGAGACCTGAGCAAGCAGATTGGAGCTCAGTACCTGGAGGTCCCGGTCTTTTCCTACCCAGCCACATTCCACATGAGCTACTGCCTGTTTGCACAGCACTGGAGCCAGAGTCAAAGCTTTCCCGCTTGTGGCACTCCATGCCGCCGGCGGAGCCTGGCACTCCAGGATCGCAAAGGCGTCAGGCACCATGTTCGGGTCGATGATACCTGTGCCAACACACTCTATCTGGGGCAGATCCAACGGAGTGCATTGACTCTTCCCCAGTGGCATGAGTTGGGTGTACGGGATTTTCGGGTAGAAGTGCTGAATGAGTCGTCCAGTGAGGTGGTGAAATTGCTGGAGTCCCTGGCAGGGAGCTAA
- a CDS encoding FxsA family protein, with protein sequence MPLFLIVIVLGLLELFLLIRVGAFIGAFNTVAIVVITALFGIYYARSEGMSMQRRMQEMMNRGQAPTSEALDALLIFGGGAFLIIPGFLTDIFGIICLLPFTRPWLRQAIAGHYRGRMGVYTATSTRQWGEPANREERPQERIIDVEYEERHESSDDDPSNKPDRH encoded by the coding sequence TTGCCACTCTTTCTCATTGTCATAGTTCTTGGGCTTTTGGAGCTTTTTTTACTGATCCGTGTAGGCGCTTTTATCGGCGCTTTCAATACGGTGGCCATTGTCGTTATTACTGCCCTGTTTGGCATCTACTACGCCCGCAGTGAGGGTATGAGCATGCAGCGTCGCATGCAGGAGATGATGAATCGGGGGCAGGCGCCCACCTCTGAGGCACTGGACGCGCTACTGATCTTTGGCGGTGGTGCCTTTCTCATCATACCCGGCTTTCTTACGGATATTTTCGGTATCATATGCCTGCTTCCCTTCACTCGCCCCTGGTTGCGCCAGGCCATAGCGGGCCACTATCGCGGCCGCATGGGAGTCTACACTGCGACCAGTACTCGCCAGTGGGGCGAACCTGCTAACCGCGAAGAGCGCCCCCAGGAGCGCATTATCGACGTGGAATACGAAGAGCGTCATGAGTCATCCGACGACGACCCCTCCAATAAACCCGACCGCCACTGA
- a CDS encoding efflux RND transporter periplasmic adaptor subunit, producing the protein MKKNIFILALSLLAVYLWFNGSPTAEKPQAGGMPSMGGVSRGAPSVAVTHVLHAPLNIKQTFTAVTQSPEQFSVAARVGGTLQEVMVEIGDEVQSGQLMARLDDEEYRLTLAQAQAELLVAQANEEDSAARAALAKANLERARSLRQQNIMSTAELDQVIADWQAQEARLRVSQAQVEQQEIAVQRAELQLSRTRISADWNHDSVRMVERRLVQRGSFVSAGTPLFSLVQVQPLTAVVTLAQRDYHALNPGEAVEISAPSVDPQRRWQGTVRRKAPAFDEESRHARVEIELPNSEGLLQPGMFINVHWAPPSHENVPQLPLNAIVLRDATAGVFVVDDEDRARFRAVQTGRDDGTMVEILSPVPEEPVIVMGHDRLNDGATVKVVDETS; encoded by the coding sequence ATGAAAAAAAATATCTTTATTCTCGCGCTCAGCCTTTTGGCAGTATACCTCTGGTTTAACGGTTCACCCACGGCAGAAAAACCACAGGCAGGAGGAATGCCTTCTATGGGTGGTGTTTCCAGAGGTGCTCCATCCGTCGCAGTGACGCATGTGCTTCACGCTCCCCTGAACATTAAACAGACATTTACGGCAGTTACGCAGTCGCCGGAGCAATTCAGTGTGGCTGCCCGTGTTGGCGGCACCCTGCAGGAAGTGATGGTTGAAATAGGCGATGAGGTGCAATCGGGCCAACTGATGGCACGTCTCGACGATGAAGAGTATCGCTTGACTTTGGCTCAGGCTCAGGCTGAACTTTTAGTGGCGCAGGCGAACGAGGAAGACAGTGCAGCCCGCGCAGCTCTGGCCAAGGCAAACCTGGAGCGCGCTCGTTCCTTGCGCCAGCAGAATATAATGTCTACAGCTGAGCTGGATCAGGTGATAGCAGACTGGCAGGCTCAAGAGGCCCGACTGCGCGTAAGTCAGGCTCAGGTGGAGCAGCAGGAGATTGCAGTACAACGTGCCGAACTCCAGCTTTCCCGTACCCGCATCAGCGCCGACTGGAATCACGACTCTGTGCGCATGGTGGAGCGACGACTGGTACAGCGCGGCTCATTTGTCAGTGCCGGAACACCCCTGTTTTCCCTGGTCCAAGTACAACCCCTGACTGCTGTGGTTACTCTGGCTCAGCGGGACTACCACGCCCTTAACCCTGGTGAGGCCGTTGAGATAAGTGCCCCTTCCGTAGATCCCCAAAGGCGCTGGCAGGGGACGGTGCGGCGCAAGGCACCGGCTTTTGATGAAGAGTCCCGGCACGCCCGGGTGGAAATCGAGTTGCCAAACAGTGAGGGGCTTTTGCAACCGGGGATGTTTATCAATGTCCACTGGGCTCCTCCTTCCCATGAAAATGTCCCACAGTTACCCTTGAACGCCATAGTTTTGCGAGACGCCACCGCTGGTGTCTTTGTAGTTGATGATGAAGATCGTGCCCGATTCCGGGCGGTGCAAACTGGCAGGGATGACGGTACTATGGTGGAAATCCTCAGCCCGGTTCCGGAGGAGCCGGTCATTGTCATGGGACATGATCGCCTTAATGATGGGGCCACCGTTAAAGTGGTGGATGAAACGTCATGA
- a CDS encoding efflux RND transporter permease subunit has product MNISSTAVKRPISTIMVVMVAVFFGLMSLYRLPIDLMPDITFPTLTVVTSYDDASPEEVERLVTIPMERSLAIISGIETINSTSSRGSSVIRLSFAWGTDLDVAANDIRDRLDRAMRFLPDGVDRPQLRKFDISAFPILILGASAPMDPATLRHIAEEEVASRLERIAGVAGVEVWGGRERQINVVVDPVALESYDLNLQHIQRAIEDANRTHSFGEIQRGDYAFSLRSPTALRSLEDITGIIVARRGDNPVRLHQVASVEETYAKQSRITRINGEPGVRLAVRKQDGTNTVAVARLVKEEIESINRLFPQMQVVSIIDTSTYIERSIANISFSMMYGGSLAVLVLLFFLRDFRSTLVVATAIPVSLIATFVPVYFAGLSLNLMTLGGLALGIGMMVDNSIVVQENINYLRRTPPWDSRQTASLGASQVAAAIVASTLTTLVIFLPMFFTEGMAGIMFRQMAYVVTFALACSLVMALTLVPVLNRQGNTMAANATGPVGGFLYRIFESWQNGYNWLLHRAVQHSFVVFAIVAVLFFVAINLAGQMGREFVPQADENGVRVQLEMAQGTRLSVLDEEVRKLESRLTELIPEARASMTRVDDSGRAEVRVAVVPAGQRDRSSIDIAADLRRQLPSSPGITVRTRPEQGLFILRMGATQDSDNLEIVIRGHDTSQLEYWGEIIEEELGQIAGITDVRQSQFTSSVETHLRINRERASQLGVQLDDITRTVRAGMDGYQVSLFREDGRETSIYLVYRGDEPRTPGDIGNLRVHRERGDPVVLRELIALETGEGPHQISRRNQQRFLSLWANTAGRDLGSVGADVEQMLTNLPMPAEYTVAVESDYQEQQKAFRELITMIGLAILLVYMILAALYESLRAPLVVMVSVPMAFIGAIFALWITGSTLNMQSLIGMMMLAGIVVNNSILIVDRAMRLQRKHQMGSQQAALEAAMRRFRPVIMTTLTTMLALAPLAIGVGEGSEAQAPMARAVVGGLLSSTVISLFVVPIVYHWILGKRDQDTARS; this is encoded by the coding sequence ATGAATATTTCCTCCACTGCGGTTAAACGTCCCATATCCACTATCATGGTGGTGATGGTGGCGGTGTTTTTTGGGCTTATGTCCCTCTACCGCCTTCCCATTGATCTTATGCCCGATATTACCTTCCCTACCCTGACGGTGGTGACCAGCTACGACGATGCTTCTCCGGAGGAGGTTGAGCGCCTGGTTACCATCCCCATGGAACGATCCCTGGCTATTATCAGTGGTATTGAAACCATCAACTCAACCTCATCCCGCGGCAGCAGCGTTATCCGGCTCAGTTTTGCCTGGGGGACGGATCTTGACGTTGCTGCCAATGATATTCGTGATCGGCTGGACCGGGCTATGCGCTTTTTACCTGATGGTGTGGATCGTCCCCAGCTGCGCAAATTCGATATTTCTGCTTTCCCCATCCTTATTTTGGGAGCTTCTGCTCCCATGGACCCCGCAACCCTGCGACACATTGCGGAAGAAGAGGTCGCATCGCGTTTGGAGCGTATAGCCGGAGTGGCGGGCGTGGAGGTCTGGGGTGGCCGGGAACGGCAAATTAATGTCGTCGTCGACCCGGTGGCTTTAGAGTCCTACGATCTGAATCTGCAACATATCCAGCGAGCCATTGAAGATGCCAACCGAACCCACTCTTTTGGTGAAATACAGCGGGGTGATTACGCCTTTTCTCTGCGATCCCCCACTGCACTGAGGAGCCTGGAGGATATTACCGGCATAATTGTCGCTAGGCGAGGGGATAATCCAGTGCGCCTGCACCAGGTGGCCAGCGTGGAAGAGACTTATGCCAAGCAGAGTCGCATAACCCGCATTAATGGTGAGCCTGGTGTGCGGCTGGCTGTACGCAAGCAAGATGGCACCAATACGGTTGCCGTAGCCCGGCTGGTAAAGGAAGAGATAGAGAGTATCAACCGCCTCTTCCCCCAGATGCAAGTGGTAAGCATTATTGATACTTCCACTTATATTGAGCGATCCATCGCCAATATAAGCTTCTCCATGATGTATGGCGGCAGTCTGGCGGTACTGGTGCTTCTCTTTTTCCTGCGGGACTTTCGCAGCACTCTGGTAGTGGCGACGGCCATTCCGGTTTCGCTGATAGCGACCTTTGTCCCGGTTTACTTTGCCGGGCTAAGTCTCAACCTCATGACCCTGGGCGGTTTAGCTTTGGGAATTGGTATGATGGTGGATAACTCTATCGTTGTGCAGGAAAATATTAATTACCTGCGTCGTACGCCGCCGTGGGACTCCCGCCAGACGGCATCCTTGGGTGCCAGTCAGGTAGCAGCAGCCATTGTAGCCAGTACCCTGACAACGCTGGTTATATTTTTGCCCATGTTTTTTACCGAAGGCATGGCGGGAATCATGTTTCGTCAAATGGCCTATGTAGTGACCTTTGCCCTCGCCTGCTCATTGGTTATGGCACTGACTCTGGTGCCAGTACTTAACCGTCAAGGCAATACCATGGCAGCCAATGCCACTGGCCCGGTTGGTGGATTTCTCTATCGTATTTTTGAAAGCTGGCAAAATGGATACAACTGGTTATTGCACCGTGCCGTGCAGCACAGTTTTGTGGTCTTTGCCATTGTTGCGGTACTGTTTTTTGTTGCGATAAATCTAGCGGGGCAGATGGGGCGGGAATTTGTGCCCCAGGCTGACGAAAATGGTGTGCGGGTGCAGCTGGAAATGGCTCAGGGAACTCGCCTTTCCGTATTGGACGAAGAAGTGCGCAAGCTGGAAAGTCGCCTGACCGAGCTGATTCCCGAGGCCCGAGCCTCTATGACGCGAGTTGACGACAGCGGAAGGGCGGAGGTGCGAGTGGCGGTGGTACCAGCCGGGCAGCGAGATCGATCCAGTATTGATATAGCCGCCGACCTGCGACGACAGTTACCCTCCTCGCCCGGTATTACCGTTCGTACCCGACCAGAGCAGGGTCTTTTTATCCTGCGTATGGGAGCGACTCAAGATAGTGACAACCTGGAAATTGTCATTCGTGGGCACGATACCAGCCAGCTCGAGTACTGGGGTGAAATTATTGAGGAAGAGCTGGGACAGATAGCCGGTATCACCGATGTGCGCCAGTCGCAATTTACCTCCTCAGTGGAGACCCATCTGCGCATAAACCGGGAACGGGCAAGCCAGCTAGGTGTACAGCTGGACGATATTACTCGCACAGTGCGGGCCGGAATGGATGGCTACCAGGTGAGTCTGTTTCGAGAAGACGGTCGGGAAACGTCGATCTATCTGGTTTACCGTGGCGATGAGCCTCGTACCCCGGGTGATATTGGCAATTTGCGAGTACATCGGGAAAGGGGGGATCCAGTGGTGCTGCGGGAACTGATTGCGCTGGAGACCGGCGAAGGCCCCCATCAGATTTCACGGCGCAACCAGCAGCGTTTTCTTTCCCTTTGGGCTAATACTGCTGGTCGTGATCTGGGTAGTGTGGGTGCTGATGTGGAACAAATGCTAACCAATCTGCCCATGCCGGCAGAGTACACCGTTGCTGTTGAGTCAGACTACCAGGAGCAGCAAAAAGCCTTTCGGGAGCTGATAACCATGATCGGGTTGGCCATTTTACTGGTCTACATGATACTGGCAGCACTCTACGAATCGCTGCGGGCGCCCCTGGTGGTTATGGTTTCGGTTCCCATGGCCTTTATTGGAGCTATTTTCGCCTTGTGGATTACGGGCAGTACCTTAAACATGCAGTCCCTCATCGGCATGATGATGCTGGCGGGAATTGTGGTCAATAATTCCATTCTGATTGTCGATCGCGCCATGCGATTGCAGCGCAAGCACCAGATGGGTTCGCAGCAGGCTGCTCTGGAGGCGGCAATGCGCCGGTTTCGCCCGGTTATCATGACGACCTTGACCACTATGCTGGCTCTTGCTCCGCTGGCTATTGGTGTTGGAGAGGGAAGCGAAGCCCAGGCACCCATGGCTCGAGCAGTTGTAGGGGGGTTATTGAGCTCTACCGTTATCAGCCTCTTTGTCGTGCCCATTGTCTATCACTGGATTCTGGGAAAGCGGGATCAGGATACTGCGCGCAGCTAG